In the genome of Cronobacter malonaticus LMG 23826, one region contains:
- the rho gene encoding transcription termination factor Rho codes for MNLTELKNTPVSELITLGENMGLENLARMRKQDIIFAILKQHAKSGEDIFGDGVLEILQDGFGFLRSADSSYLAGPDDIYVSPSQIRRFNLRTGDTISGKIRPPKEGERYFALLKVNEVNFDKPENARNKILFENLTPLHANSRLRMERGNGSTEDLTARVLDLASPIGRGQRGLIVAPPKAGKTMLLQNIAQSIAYNHPDCVLMVLLIDERPEEVTEMQRLVKGEVVASTFDEPASRHVQVAEMVIEKAKRLVEHKKDVIILLDSITRLARAYNTVVPASGKVLTGGVDANALHRPKRFFGAARNVEEGGSLTIIATALIDTGSKMDEVIYEEFKGTGNMELHLSRKIAEKRVFPAIDYNRSGTRKEELLTTQEELQKMWILRKIIHPMGEIDAMEFLINKLAMTKTNDEFFDMMKRS; via the coding sequence ATGAATCTTACCGAATTAAAGAATACGCCGGTTTCTGAGCTGATTACTCTCGGCGAAAATATGGGACTGGAAAACCTGGCCCGCATGCGCAAACAGGATATTATTTTCGCTATCCTGAAGCAGCACGCGAAGAGTGGCGAAGATATCTTTGGCGACGGTGTGCTGGAGATATTGCAGGATGGCTTCGGCTTCCTCCGTTCTGCAGACAGCTCCTACCTTGCCGGTCCCGACGACATCTACGTTTCTCCCAGCCAAATCCGCCGTTTCAACCTCCGCACAGGGGATACCATCTCCGGTAAGATTCGTCCGCCGAAAGAAGGCGAGCGCTACTTCGCGCTGTTGAAAGTGAACGAAGTTAACTTCGATAAACCGGAAAACGCACGTAATAAGATCCTGTTCGAAAACTTAACGCCGCTGCACGCCAACTCGCGTCTGCGTATGGAGCGCGGTAACGGTTCGACCGAAGATTTGACCGCTCGCGTTCTGGATCTGGCATCGCCGATCGGCCGCGGCCAGCGTGGTCTTATCGTGGCACCGCCGAAAGCCGGTAAAACCATGCTGCTGCAGAACATCGCGCAGAGCATCGCGTATAACCATCCGGATTGCGTCCTGATGGTACTGCTCATCGACGAACGTCCGGAAGAAGTGACCGAGATGCAGCGTCTGGTGAAAGGCGAAGTGGTTGCGTCCACGTTCGACGAACCGGCTTCCCGCCACGTTCAGGTCGCCGAGATGGTTATCGAGAAGGCCAAGCGCCTGGTTGAGCACAAAAAAGACGTTATTATTCTGCTCGACTCCATCACCCGTCTGGCGCGCGCGTACAACACCGTTGTGCCAGCCTCCGGCAAAGTACTGACCGGTGGTGTGGACGCGAACGCCCTGCATCGTCCTAAGCGTTTCTTCGGCGCGGCGCGTAACGTGGAAGAGGGCGGCAGCCTGACCATTATTGCGACTGCTCTGATTGATACCGGCTCTAAAATGGATGAAGTTATCTACGAAGAGTTTAAAGGCACCGGTAACATGGAACTGCACCTCTCCCGTAAGATCGCAGAAAAACGCGTCTTCCCGGCTATCGATTACAACCGTTCCGGTACCCGTAAAGAAGAGCTGCTGACGACTCAGGAAGAACTACAGAAAATGTGGATCCTGCGTAAAATCATTCACCCGATGGGTGAGATCGACGCCATGGAATTCCTCATTAATAAACTGGCGATGACCAAAACTAACGACGAATTTTTCGATATGATGAAACGTTCGTAG
- the trxA gene encoding thioredoxin TrxA codes for MSDKIIHLTDDSFDTDVLKADGLTLVDFWAEWCGPCKMIAPILDEIADEYQGKLTVAKLNIDQNPGTAPKYGIRGIPTLLLFKNGEVAATKVGALSKGQLKEFLDANLA; via the coding sequence ATGAGCGATAAAATTATTCACCTGACTGACGACAGTTTCGACACGGATGTACTTAAAGCGGACGGGTTGACGCTGGTTGATTTCTGGGCAGAATGGTGTGGTCCGTGCAAGATGATCGCCCCTATCCTTGATGAAATCGCTGATGAATATCAGGGCAAACTGACGGTTGCCAAGCTGAACATCGACCAGAACCCGGGCACCGCGCCGAAATACGGCATCCGCGGCATTCCGACTCTGCTGCTGTTCAAGAACGGTGAAGTAGCGGCGACCAAAGTCGGTGCGCTGTCTAAAGGCCAACTGAAAGAGTTCCTCGACGCCAACCTGGCGTAA
- the rhlB gene encoding ATP-dependent RNA helicase RhlB — MSKTHLTEQKFSDFALHPVVVQALEKKGFYNCTPIQALALPLTLAGRDVAGQAQTGTGKTMAFLTSTFHYLLSHPAAENRQVNQPRALIMAPTRELAVQIHSDAEPLAEATGIKLGLAYGGDGYDKQLKVLESGVDILIGTTGRLIDYTKQNHVNLGAIQVVVLDEADRMYDLGFIKDIRWLFRRMPAAAERLNMLFSATLSYRVRELAFEQMNNAEYVEVEPEQKTGHRIKEELFYPSNEEKMRLLQTLIEEEWPDRAIIFANTKHRCEDIWGHLAADGHRVGLLTGDVAQKKRLRILDEFTRGDLDILVATDVAARGLHIPAVTHVFNYDLPDDCEDYVHRIGRTGRAGASGHSISLACEEYALNLPAIETYIGHSIPVSKYNPDALLSELPPPKRLSRPRTGNGPRRSGAPRNRRRTG, encoded by the coding sequence ATGAGCAAAACACACTTGACTGAACAGAAGTTTTCCGACTTCGCCCTGCACCCTGTTGTAGTTCAAGCCCTTGAGAAAAAAGGGTTTTATAACTGCACCCCTATCCAGGCTCTGGCACTCCCGTTAACGCTCGCGGGCCGTGACGTTGCAGGGCAGGCGCAAACCGGTACCGGCAAAACGATGGCGTTTTTAACGTCAACGTTTCACTATTTACTCTCTCACCCTGCGGCGGAAAATCGCCAGGTGAATCAACCGCGCGCCCTGATTATGGCGCCCACCCGCGAACTGGCGGTGCAGATTCACTCCGACGCAGAGCCGCTGGCTGAAGCCACCGGCATTAAGCTTGGTCTCGCCTACGGCGGCGACGGCTACGACAAACAACTGAAAGTGCTGGAAAGCGGCGTCGATATCCTGATCGGCACCACTGGCCGTCTTATCGATTACACCAAACAAAACCACGTGAACCTGGGCGCTATTCAGGTTGTGGTGCTCGACGAAGCCGATCGCATGTACGATCTGGGCTTTATTAAAGACATCCGCTGGCTGTTCCGCCGTATGCCAGCCGCCGCAGAGCGTCTCAATATGCTGTTCTCCGCCACGCTTTCTTACCGCGTGCGCGAACTGGCGTTTGAGCAGATGAACAACGCGGAATATGTCGAAGTCGAGCCGGAGCAGAAAACGGGCCACCGTATTAAAGAAGAGCTTTTCTATCCGTCTAACGAAGAGAAAATGCGCCTGCTCCAGACGCTGATTGAAGAAGAGTGGCCGGATCGCGCCATTATTTTCGCCAATACCAAACACCGCTGTGAAGACATCTGGGGCCATCTGGCGGCAGACGGTCATCGCGTCGGCCTGTTGACCGGCGACGTGGCGCAGAAAAAACGCCTGCGTATTCTGGATGAATTTACCCGCGGCGATCTCGATATCCTGGTCGCAACGGACGTCGCGGCGCGCGGCCTGCATATTCCTGCCGTTACGCACGTCTTTAACTACGACCTGCCGGACGACTGCGAAGACTATGTGCATCGCATCGGCCGTACCGGTCGTGCGGGTGCCAGCGGCCACTCCATCAGCCTCGCCTGTGAAGAGTACGCGCTGAACTTGCCGGCGATTGAAACCTATATCGGCCACTCCATTCCGGTGAGTAAATACAACCCGGATGCGCTGTTAAGCGAACTGCCGCCGCCGAAGCGCCTGTCGCGTCCGCGTACCGGCAATGGCCCGCGTCGTTCCGGCGCGCCGCGCAACCGTCGTCGTACAGGATAA
- the gppA gene encoding guanosine-5'-triphosphate,3'-diphosphate diphosphatase, protein MPGTSSLYAAIDLGSNSFHMLVVREVAGSIQTLTRVKRKVRLAAGLGADNALSADAMERGWQCLRLFAERLQDIPPSQIRVVATATLRLATNADVFVARAQEILGCPVQVIAGEEEARLIYQGVAHTTGGADRRLVVDIGGASTELVTGTGARATSLFSLPMGCVTFLERFFTDRSLTQEHFASAEQAARNILQPVIAQLRGQGWKICVGASGTVQALQEIMMAQGMDERITLAKLQQLKARAIHCGRLEELEIEGLTLERALVFPSGLAILIAIFSELEIDCMTLAGGALREGLVYGMLHLAVDQDIRNRTLKNIQRRFMVDIAQAGRVAQLAERFAVSVEREWALDDLSRALLHSASLLHEVGLAVDFKRAPQHAAYLVNNLDLPGFTPAQKKLLATLLLNQTGTVDLPALQQQNAVPLRVAERLCRLLRLAIIFASRRRDDMLPDVTLTAHDDTLTASLPQDWLSVHPLGAEMLEQEQLWQSYVHWQLDVK, encoded by the coding sequence ATGCCCGGCACCTCCTCACTGTATGCGGCAATCGACCTCGGTTCGAACAGCTTTCATATGCTGGTGGTACGTGAGGTGGCCGGGAGCATTCAGACGCTCACGCGTGTGAAACGCAAGGTACGTCTCGCGGCGGGCCTCGGCGCCGATAATGCGCTCTCGGCCGACGCCATGGAGCGCGGCTGGCAATGTCTGCGTCTGTTTGCTGAACGGCTTCAGGATATTCCCCCCTCGCAAATCCGCGTAGTCGCCACCGCGACGCTGCGCCTTGCCACCAATGCCGATGTGTTTGTCGCCCGCGCTCAGGAGATCCTTGGCTGCCCGGTTCAGGTTATTGCCGGTGAAGAAGAAGCCCGTCTGATCTATCAGGGCGTGGCGCATACCACCGGCGGTGCCGACAGGCGTCTGGTTGTCGATATCGGCGGTGCCAGCACGGAGCTTGTGACCGGCACCGGCGCGCGCGCGACCTCGCTCTTCAGCCTGCCGATGGGCTGCGTGACCTTTCTTGAGCGCTTCTTTACCGATCGCAGCCTGACGCAGGAGCATTTTGCCAGTGCCGAACAGGCCGCCCGCAATATCCTGCAACCGGTTATCGCGCAACTGCGCGGCCAGGGCTGGAAGATCTGCGTCGGGGCCTCCGGCACCGTGCAGGCGCTGCAGGAAATCATGATGGCGCAGGGGATGGACGAGCGCATCACGCTGGCGAAACTTCAGCAGCTCAAGGCGCGCGCTATCCACTGCGGCCGTCTTGAGGAGCTTGAGATCGAGGGCCTGACGCTTGAGCGTGCGCTGGTATTCCCGAGCGGCCTCGCCATTCTTATCGCGATTTTCAGCGAACTGGAAATCGACTGTATGACGCTTGCCGGCGGCGCGCTGCGTGAAGGGCTGGTGTACGGCATGCTGCACCTGGCAGTGGATCAGGATATTCGCAATCGCACGCTGAAAAACATCCAGCGGCGTTTTATGGTGGATATCGCCCAGGCCGGGCGCGTGGCGCAATTGGCGGAGCGTTTTGCCGTCAGCGTTGAACGTGAATGGGCGCTGGACGATCTCAGCCGTGCGCTGCTGCACAGCGCCAGTTTACTGCATGAAGTGGGCCTGGCGGTCGATTTCAAACGCGCGCCCCAGCACGCCGCTTATCTGGTGAATAACCTGGATTTGCCAGGCTTTACGCCCGCGCAGAAAAAGCTGCTGGCGACGCTCTTGCTGAACCAGACCGGTACGGTCGATCTCCCGGCGCTGCAACAGCAAAACGCCGTCCCGCTGCGCGTGGCCGAGCGTCTGTGCCGATTGCTGCGTCTGGCGATTATCTTCGCCAGCCGTCGGCGCGACGACATGCTCCCTGACGTTACGCTCACCGCGCATGACGACACGCTCACCGCGTCGCTCCCGCAGGACTGGCTTTCCGTTCACCCGCTGGGCGCGGAGATGTTAGAGCAGGAGCAGCTCTGGCAGAGCTACGTACACTGGCAGCTCGACGTTAAGTAA
- the rep gene encoding DNA helicase Rep, producing MRLNPAQQQAVEFVTGPCLVLAGAGSGKTRVITNKIAHLIRGCGYQARHIAAVTFTNKAAREMKERVAQTLGRKEARGLMISTFHTLGLEIIKREYAALGMKSNFSLFDDTDQMALVKELTEGLVENDKVLLQQLISTISNWKNDLLSPQQAAARATGERERIFAHCYSLYDAHLKACNVLDFDDLILLPTLLLQRNEEVRERWQNRIRYLLVDEYQDTNTSQYELVKLLVGNRARFTVVGDDDQSIYSWRGARPQNLVLLSQDFPALQVIKLEQNYRSSGRILKAANILIANNPHVFEKKLFSELGYGTELKVLTANHEDHEAERVTGELIAHHFINKTQYKDYAILYRGNHQSRVFEKMLMQNRIPYRISGGTSFFSRPEIKDLLAYLRVLTNPDDDSAFLRIVNTPKREIGPATLQKLGEWANQRNKSLFTASFDMGLAQTLTGRGYESLTRFTSWLQEVAVLSEREPVAAVRDLIRGIDYEAWLFETSPSPKAAEMRMKNVNQLFSWMTEMLEGTDLDEPITLTQVVTRFTLRDMMERGESDEELDQVQLMTLHASKGLEFPYVFLVGMEEGLLPHQSSIDEDNIDEERRLAYVGITRAQKELTFTLCKERRQYGELVRPEPSRFLLELPQDDLHWETERKVVTPQERMQKGQANVANIKAMLAKARGG from the coding sequence ATGCGTCTGAACCCCGCCCAACAACAAGCCGTCGAATTCGTCACTGGCCCCTGCCTGGTGCTGGCGGGTGCTGGCTCCGGTAAAACCCGCGTTATCACCAACAAAATCGCGCACCTCATCCGCGGTTGTGGCTATCAGGCGCGCCATATCGCGGCGGTCACCTTTACCAACAAAGCCGCGCGTGAGATGAAAGAGCGTGTGGCCCAGACGCTGGGACGCAAAGAGGCGCGTGGCCTGATGATTTCAACATTCCACACGCTGGGCCTGGAAATCATCAAGCGTGAGTACGCGGCGCTGGGCATGAAATCCAATTTCTCGCTGTTTGACGATACCGATCAGATGGCGCTTGTCAAAGAGCTGACCGAAGGGCTGGTCGAAAACGATAAAGTACTTTTACAGCAGCTGATTTCCACGATCTCGAACTGGAAAAACGATCTGCTGAGCCCGCAGCAGGCCGCCGCGCGCGCAACCGGCGAGCGCGAGCGCATTTTCGCGCACTGCTATAGCCTGTACGACGCCCATCTGAAAGCCTGCAACGTGCTCGATTTTGACGATCTGATCCTGCTACCGACGCTGCTGTTGCAGCGTAATGAAGAGGTACGGGAACGCTGGCAGAACCGCATTCGCTACCTGCTGGTGGATGAATATCAGGACACCAACACCAGCCAGTATGAGCTGGTGAAACTGTTGGTGGGCAACCGCGCGCGCTTTACAGTAGTGGGTGACGATGACCAGTCGATTTACTCCTGGCGTGGAGCTCGCCCGCAAAACCTAGTGCTGTTAAGCCAGGATTTCCCGGCGCTCCAGGTGATTAAGCTTGAACAGAATTACCGATCGTCCGGGCGCATTCTGAAAGCCGCCAACATTCTTATCGCCAATAACCCGCATGTCTTTGAGAAAAAACTCTTTTCCGAACTGGGCTATGGCACCGAGCTGAAAGTGCTTACTGCCAATCATGAAGATCATGAGGCGGAGCGCGTCACCGGCGAGCTTATCGCGCACCACTTTATTAATAAGACGCAGTACAAAGATTACGCCATCCTGTATCGCGGCAACCACCAGTCGCGGGTGTTTGAAAAGATGCTGATGCAAAACCGCATCCCGTATCGTATTTCCGGCGGTACGTCGTTCTTCTCGCGCCCGGAAATCAAAGATTTGCTGGCCTATCTGCGCGTGCTGACGAACCCGGACGACGACAGCGCCTTTCTGCGCATTGTGAACACGCCGAAGCGCGAAATCGGCCCGGCGACGCTGCAAAAGCTCGGCGAGTGGGCGAACCAGCGCAATAAGAGTCTCTTTACCGCCAGTTTTGATATGGGGCTTGCCCAGACGCTGACCGGGCGCGGTTACGAATCGCTGACGCGCTTCACAAGCTGGCTGCAGGAAGTGGCCGTGCTGTCTGAGCGTGAACCGGTCGCGGCGGTACGCGATCTCATTCGCGGTATCGATTATGAAGCCTGGCTGTTTGAAACCTCGCCCAGCCCGAAAGCGGCGGAGATGCGCATGAAGAACGTCAACCAGCTCTTTAGCTGGATGACGGAGATGCTGGAAGGTACCGATCTCGACGAACCGATTACGCTGACGCAGGTCGTCACGCGTTTTACGCTGCGCGACATGATGGAGCGCGGTGAAAGCGATGAAGAGCTCGACCAGGTACAGCTCATGACGCTGCACGCCTCGAAAGGGCTGGAGTTCCCGTATGTGTTTCTGGTTGGTATGGAAGAGGGACTGCTGCCGCACCAGAGCAGCATCGATGAAGACAACATCGACGAAGAGCGACGCCTCGCCTACGTGGGCATCACGCGCGCCCAGAAAGAGCTGACCTTTACGCTGTGCAAAGAGCGCCGTCAGTATGGCGAGCTGGTACGTCCTGAGCCGAGCCGCTTTTTGCTGGAACTGCCGCAGGACGATTTGCACTGGGAGACCGAGCGCAAAGTGGTAACGCCGCAGGAGCGGATGCAAAAAGGCCAGGCGAATGTCGCGAACATTAAAGCGATGCTGGCGAAAGCGCGCGGCGGATAA
- the ppiC gene encoding peptidylprolyl isomerase PpiC has protein sequence MAKTAAALHILVKEEKLALDLLEQIKNGGDFEKLAKKHSICPSGKKGGHLGEFRQGQMVPAFDKVVFSCPVLEPTGPLHTQFGYHIIKVLYRN, from the coding sequence ATGGCAAAAACAGCAGCAGCACTGCATATCCTTGTTAAAGAAGAAAAACTGGCACTGGATCTGCTGGAGCAAATTAAGAACGGCGGCGATTTTGAAAAGCTGGCCAAGAAACACTCCATTTGCCCGTCGGGCAAAAAAGGCGGCCATTTAGGCGAATTCCGCCAGGGCCAGATGGTGCCGGCTTTCGATAAAGTGGTGTTCTCCTGCCCGGTGCTGGAGCCGACCGGCCCGCTGCATACGCAGTTTGGCTACCATATTATTAAGGTGCTGTACCGTAACTGA
- the ilvC gene encoding ketol-acid reductoisomerase codes for MANYFNTLNLRQQLAQLGKCRFMARDEFADGAGYLKGKKVVIVGCGAQGLNQGLNMRDSGLDVSYALRKEAIAEKRASWRKATENGFQVGTYEELIPQADLVVNLTPDKQHSDVVRAVQPLMKDGAALGYSHGFNIVEVGEQIRKDITVVMVAPKCPGTEVREEYKRGFGVPTLIAVHPENDPKGEGMAIAKAWAAATGGHRAGVLESSFVAEVKSDLMGEQTILCGMLQAGSLLCFDKLVEEGTDPAYAEKLIQFGWETITEALKQGGITLMMDRLSNPAKLRAYALSEQLKTIMAPLFQKHMDDIISGEFSSGMMADWANDDKKLLTWREETGKTAFENAPQYEGKISEQEYFDKGVLMIAMVKAGVELAFETMVAAGIIEESAYYESLHELPLIANTIARKRLYEMNVVISDTAEYGNYLFANAAVPLLKEFMTKLQPGDLGKAVEGTAVDNAQLRDVNDAIRSHEIEKVGQKLRGYMTDMKRIAVAG; via the coding sequence ATGGCTAACTACTTCAATACTTTGAATTTGCGTCAGCAGCTGGCGCAACTGGGCAAATGCCGTTTTATGGCGCGCGATGAGTTCGCCGACGGCGCAGGCTACCTCAAAGGTAAAAAAGTAGTCATCGTGGGTTGCGGCGCGCAGGGCCTCAACCAGGGGCTGAACATGCGTGATTCCGGTCTGGATGTGTCCTATGCCCTGCGTAAAGAAGCGATCGCCGAGAAGCGCGCTTCCTGGCGCAAGGCGACAGAAAATGGTTTTCAGGTAGGCACTTATGAAGAGCTGATCCCGCAGGCGGATCTGGTGGTTAACCTGACGCCGGACAAACAGCACTCTGACGTTGTACGCGCCGTGCAGCCGCTGATGAAAGATGGCGCCGCGCTGGGTTATTCCCACGGTTTTAACATCGTTGAAGTAGGTGAGCAGATCCGTAAAGACATTACTGTAGTGATGGTGGCGCCGAAGTGTCCGGGCACCGAAGTGCGTGAAGAGTACAAACGTGGTTTCGGCGTGCCGACGCTTATCGCGGTACACCCGGAAAACGATCCGAAAGGCGAGGGCATGGCGATTGCCAAAGCGTGGGCCGCGGCCACCGGCGGTCACCGCGCAGGCGTGCTGGAGTCTTCGTTCGTGGCGGAAGTGAAATCTGACCTGATGGGCGAGCAGACCATCCTGTGCGGCATGTTACAGGCCGGTTCTCTGCTGTGCTTCGACAAGCTGGTGGAAGAGGGCACAGACCCGGCGTATGCGGAAAAACTGATTCAGTTCGGCTGGGAAACCATCACCGAAGCGTTGAAACAGGGCGGTATCACGCTGATGATGGATCGCCTCTCCAACCCGGCGAAACTGCGTGCTTACGCGCTCTCCGAACAGCTGAAAACCATTATGGCGCCGCTGTTTCAGAAACACATGGACGACATCATCTCCGGCGAGTTTTCTTCCGGCATGATGGCGGACTGGGCGAATGACGATAAGAAACTGCTGACCTGGCGCGAAGAGACCGGCAAAACCGCGTTCGAAAATGCGCCGCAGTATGAAGGCAAAATCAGCGAGCAAGAGTATTTCGATAAAGGCGTGCTGATGATCGCGATGGTGAAAGCGGGCGTTGAGCTGGCGTTTGAAACCATGGTCGCCGCAGGCATTATTGAAGAGTCTGCGTACTATGAGTCTCTGCATGAGCTGCCGCTGATTGCCAACACCATCGCCCGTAAGCGTCTGTATGAAATGAACGTGGTTATCTCTGACACCGCGGAATATGGCAACTACTTGTTCGCTAATGCAGCCGTACCGCTGCTGAAAGAGTTTATGACCAAACTGCAGCCGGGCGATCTGGGGAAAGCCGTAGAAGGCACCGCGGTGGATAACGCGCAGCTGCGTGACGTTAACGATGCGATTCGCAGCCATGAGATCGAAAAAGTGGGACAGAAGCTGCGCGGTTATATGACCGATATGAAGCGTATCGCGGTCGCAGGCTAA
- the ilvY gene encoding HTH-type transcriptional activator IlvY, giving the protein MDLRDLKMFLHLAESRHFGRSARAMHVSPSTLSRQIQRLEEDLGQPLFIRDNRAVTLTEAGDALRQFAQQTLLQYQQLRHAIDQQGPTLSGELHLFCSVTAAYSHLPPILDRFRAEHPSVEIKLTTGDAADAVEKVNSGEADIAIAGKPEALPAAVAFSMLENLSVVLIAPALPCPVRAQVSVPEPDWTKVPFIMPDQGPVRRRIELWFRRHKISNPFIYATVAGHEAMVSMVALGCGVALIPEVVLENSPEPVRNRVLILERSDEKTPFELGVCAQKKRLHEPLVEAFWKLLPGYR; this is encoded by the coding sequence ATGGATCTACGCGATCTGAAAATGTTCCTGCATCTGGCGGAAAGCCGCCACTTTGGCCGTAGCGCGCGAGCCATGCACGTTAGCCCCTCGACGCTGTCGCGCCAGATCCAACGGCTTGAAGAGGATCTCGGCCAGCCGCTGTTTATTCGCGATAACCGCGCCGTCACGCTGACCGAAGCAGGCGACGCGCTGCGCCAGTTCGCGCAACAAACGCTGCTGCAATATCAGCAGTTGCGCCACGCTATCGACCAGCAGGGGCCGACGCTCTCAGGCGAACTGCATCTGTTTTGTTCAGTAACAGCGGCGTACAGCCATCTGCCGCCGATTCTCGATCGCTTTCGCGCCGAGCACCCATCGGTGGAAATCAAGCTGACAACGGGCGACGCCGCCGACGCTGTGGAAAAGGTCAATTCCGGCGAGGCCGATATCGCTATCGCCGGTAAGCCGGAAGCGCTGCCCGCGGCCGTCGCGTTTTCGATGCTGGAAAATCTCAGCGTGGTGTTGATAGCGCCAGCGCTCCCTTGTCCGGTGCGCGCGCAGGTTTCGGTACCGGAGCCGGACTGGACGAAAGTGCCGTTTATCATGCCGGATCAGGGGCCAGTGCGGCGGCGCATTGAGTTGTGGTTTCGCCGCCATAAAATCAGCAATCCGTTTATTTACGCCACCGTCGCTGGCCACGAAGCAATGGTATCGATGGTCGCGCTGGGCTGCGGCGTAGCGCTGATACCCGAAGTGGTGCTGGAAAATAGCCCGGAACCGGTACGCAATCGCGTACTGATACTTGAGCGCAGCGATGAGAAAACGCCGTTCGAGCTTGGCGTCTGCGCACAAAAAAAGCGGCTGCATGAGCCGCTTGTTGAAGCCTTCTGGAAACTCCTGCCAGGCTACCGTTAA
- the ilvA gene encoding threonine ammonia-lyase, biosynthetic: MAESQPLSAAPCGAEYLRAVLRSPVYEVAQVTPLQKMEKLSARLNNVVLVKREDRQPVHSFKLRGAYAMMANLNDEQKARGVITASAGNHAQGVALSASRLGIKSLIVMPVTTADIKVDAVRGFGGEVLLHGANFDEAKAHAISLSQQQGFTYVPPFDHPAVIAGQGTLALELLQQDAHIDRVFVPVGGGGLAAGVAVLIKQLMPQIKVIAVEAADSACLKAALEAGQPVDLPRVGLFAEGVAVKRIGDETFRVCQEYLDDIITVDSDAICAAMKDLFEDVRAVAEPSGALALAGMKKYVAQHDIRGERLAHILSGANVNFHGLRYVSERCELGEQREALLAVTIPEEKGSFLKFCQLLGGRAVTEFNYRFADAKDACIFVGVRISRGMEERHEIIEQLTSDGYGVVDLSDDEMAKLHVRYMVGGRPSRPLRERLYSFEFPEAPGALLRFLHTLGTHWNISLFHYRSHGTDYGRVLAAFELGEHEPDFETRLNELGYECHDETGNPAFRFFLAG; this comes from the coding sequence ATGGCCGAATCGCAACCGCTTTCCGCCGCCCCCTGCGGGGCGGAATATCTGCGCGCCGTGCTGCGCTCACCGGTCTATGAAGTGGCGCAGGTTACGCCGCTGCAAAAGATGGAGAAGCTGTCGGCACGGCTTAATAACGTGGTGCTGGTGAAGCGCGAAGACCGCCAGCCGGTACACAGCTTTAAGCTGCGCGGCGCTTACGCCATGATGGCGAATCTCAATGACGAGCAGAAAGCGCGTGGCGTGATTACCGCTTCTGCGGGCAATCACGCGCAGGGCGTGGCGCTTTCGGCATCCCGGCTGGGCATTAAATCGCTTATCGTTATGCCGGTCACCACGGCGGATATCAAAGTGGATGCGGTTCGCGGCTTTGGCGGCGAAGTGCTTTTGCATGGCGCGAACTTCGACGAGGCGAAAGCCCATGCGATTTCGCTTTCGCAGCAGCAGGGATTTACTTACGTGCCGCCGTTCGATCACCCGGCCGTTATCGCCGGGCAGGGCACGCTGGCGCTGGAGTTACTCCAGCAGGATGCGCATATCGATCGCGTCTTTGTGCCGGTCGGCGGTGGGGGTCTCGCGGCAGGCGTCGCGGTGTTGATCAAACAACTCATGCCGCAAATCAAAGTGATCGCCGTCGAAGCTGCTGATTCCGCCTGTCTGAAAGCGGCGCTTGAGGCTGGCCAGCCGGTCGATTTGCCGCGCGTCGGGTTATTTGCAGAAGGCGTGGCGGTTAAACGCATCGGTGATGAGACGTTCCGTGTGTGTCAGGAGTATCTCGACGATATTATTACCGTCGACAGCGACGCTATCTGCGCGGCGATGAAAGATCTGTTTGAAGATGTCCGCGCGGTAGCGGAGCCTTCCGGCGCGCTGGCGCTGGCGGGCATGAAAAAGTACGTCGCGCAGCATGATATTCGCGGCGAACGTCTGGCACATATACTCTCCGGCGCCAACGTGAATTTCCACGGGCTGCGTTATGTTTCTGAACGCTGCGAGCTTGGTGAACAGCGCGAGGCGTTGCTGGCAGTGACTATTCCGGAAGAGAAAGGCAGCTTCCTGAAATTCTGCCAGTTACTGGGCGGACGTGCGGTCACGGAGTTCAACTACCGTTTTGCCGACGCTAAAGACGCCTGCATTTTCGTCGGCGTGCGAATCAGTCGTGGCATGGAAGAACGGCATGAGATCATCGAGCAACTTACCAGCGATGGTTACGGCGTGGTGGATCTCTCCGATGACGAAATGGCGAAGCTGCATGTTCGCTACATGGTTGGCGGGCGCCCTTCGCGGCCGCTGCGCGAGCGGCTGTACAGCTTTGAATTCCCGGAGGCGCCGGGCGCGCTGCTGCGTTTTCTTCACACGCTCGGCACGCACTGGAACATTTCACTGTTTCATTACCGCAGTCACGGCACCGACTATGGCCGCGTGCTGGCCGCCTTTGAACTTGGCGAACATGAGCCAGATTTCGAAACCCGGCTCAACGAACTCGGCTACGAATGCCACGACGAAACCGGCAACCCGGCGTTTCGGTTCTTTCTGGCAGGTTAA